From a single Arachis hypogaea cultivar Tifrunner chromosome 3, arahy.Tifrunner.gnm2.J5K5, whole genome shotgun sequence genomic region:
- the LOC112789213 gene encoding uncharacterized protein, with protein MQIFTWHQGALVCFLLSVLFLGLGFCHGDQSTLEVVGIGECTDCKENNINIEQAFSGLKVSIDCKVSNGDFKRRGEGEFDKNGNFKVTIPEDIVKDGEVKEECYAQLHSAKAAPCPAHDDDGLHHSKIVLTNSKLSTVGKLKFSSVTCPSKFFWPLFKHPLFNHPLFKHHPLFKHPHLPKIPHIPIPHKKFPPVPHFPIPHKKFPPLPPKPKIFHKHPHPFFPPIYKKPLPPPVPIEKPPLPPPVPIEKPPLPPPVPIVKPLPPPVPVFKKPCPPPKVEKPKPKPPPLPPAPIVLPPKKPCPPKAKPPPSPKPSPPKTKPPPSPKPSPPKTKPPPSPKPSPPKTKPPPSPSPSPSPPYVKPLPPPVPKPSCPPLPPKILPPLPPKILPPPVPIYKPPPVVIGKPPCPPFVKPIPPIPKLPPWKPLPPLPKLPPWKPLPPLPKLPPFKKPPCPPLPKLPPKSFFHHHPKFGKWPPLPPFSPSNP; from the exons ATGCAGATTTTCACTTGGCATCAAGGAGCACTTGTGTGCTTCTTGTTGTCAGTGCTTTTTTTGGGTCTTGGATTTTGCCATGGAGACCAAAGTACATTGGAGGTAGTTGGAATTGGAGAATGCACAGATTGCAAGGAGAATAATATTAACATAGAACAAGCATTTTCTG GATTAAAGGTGAGTATAGATTGCAAAGTATCAAATGGAGACTTCAAAAGAAGAGGTGAAGGTGAGTTTGACAAGAATGGGAACTTCAAAGTAACAATTCCAGAGGACATAGTAAAAGATGGTGAAGTCAAAGAAGAGTGCTATGCTCAATTGCATAGTGCAAAAGCTGCACCATGCCCTGCACATGATGATGATGGTCTTCACCACTCTAAAATAGTTCTCACCAATTCAAAACTTAGCACTGTTGGAAAACTGAAGTTTTCATCAGTTACATGCCCTTCAAAATTCTTCTGGCCTTTGTTCAAACACCCTCTCTTTAACCACCCTCTATTCAAACACCACCCTCTTTTCAAACACCCTCACTTGCCTAAGATTCCACATATTCCAATTCCTCACAAGAAATTTCCACCAGTTCCACATTTTCCAATTCCTCACAAGAAATTTCCACCATTACCACCAAAACCAAAGATTTTCCATAAACACCCTCACCCTTTCTTTCCACCTATCTATAAAAAACCTCTTCCACCACCAGTTCCAATTGAGAAACCACCTCTTCCTCCACCAGTTCCAATTGAGAAACCACCACTTCCTCCACCAGTTCCAATTGTGAAGCCTCTTCCTCCACCTGTGCCAGTTTTCAAGAAGCCATGTCCACCACCAAAGGTCGAGAAGCCAAAGCCAAAGCCGCCTCCATTGCCGCCGGCACCAATAGTTTTGCCTCCCAAGAAGCCATGTCCACCAAAGGCTAAACCTCCACCATCACCAAAACCATCTCCACCAAAGACAAAGCCTCCACCATCACCAAAACCATCTCCACCAAAGACCAAGCCTCCACCATCACCAAAACCATCTCCACCAAAGACTAAGCctccaccatcaccatcaccatcaccatcaccaccatATGTTAAACCTCTTCCTCCACCAGTTCCAAAGCCATCATGTCCTCCTCTTCCTCCCAAGATTCTTCCACCTCTTCCTCCCAAGATTCTTCCACCACCTGTTCCAATTTACAAGCCACCACCAGTAGTTATTGGTAAACCACCATGTCCACCATTTGTGAAACCTATCCCTCCTATCCCTAAGCTACCACCATGGAAGCCTCTTCCTCCACTACCAAAGCTTCCACCATGgaagcctcttcctcctcttccaaaGTTGCCACCTTTCAAGAAGCCTCCATGTCCACCCCTTCCTAAGCTCCCTCCAAAGTCCTTCTTCCACCATCACCCCAAGTTTGGAAAATGGCCTCCACTCCCACCTTTCTCTCCTTCTAATCCATAG